The segment CTATGAAGATCGTCCGGAGTGGGTGCGTACTTGGGAAGAAACCGGACTTATCACTTTTAACGATCTGAATAACGACGGCCGCATCCAAATGTACAATGATGCTGTCGACTTTTCTGATCGTGGCTGGGAAGGTAACGAGCTGACCGTTAATAATGACATCCTAGTATTAGCAAACCCAGAGATTGCTAACCTGCCAGGCTGGGTTATCGGCCTTATTGCAGCAGGCGGTATTGCTGCGGCCCTCTCAACAGCGGCCGGTCTGCTATTGGCCATCTCTTCAGCCATTAGTCACGATTTGATCAAAACAATGATCAATCCGAAGATCTCTGAGAAGGGTGAAATGCTGGCAGCACGTATCTCAATGGGAGGCGCGATTCTGCTGGCTACCTACCTCGGGCTTAACCCACCTGGGTTCGCAGCGCAAACGGTTGCACTTGCCTTCGGTATCGCTGGTGCCTCACTATTCCCAGCGCTGATGATGGGCATTTTCTCCAAACGCATGAACAGCAAAGGCGCGATTTGCGGCATGCTGGCAGGTCTGGTCTGCACCCTGCTCTATATCTTCACCTATCTCGGTTGGTTCTTCGTCCCCGGCACCAATATGCTGGCTAACACGCCAGACAACTGGATCCTGGGTATTTCACCACTCTCCTTCGGTGCAATAGGCGCGATGATTAACTTTGCGGTTGCGTTTGCTGTCTCTAGCGCAACGGAAGAGCCTCCGCAGGAGATTCAAGACCTGGTAGAAAGCGTTCGCTATCCGAAAGGTGCTGGTGTAGCGCTCGACCACTAAGTCATAATCGAGTCCTCTCTTTGGCACACTGCCATTAGATTCGGAATCGATACTTATCATCGGGCTTCCTTAGGGGAGCCCGATGTCATTTAGAAAGGATATTTTATGATCTGGCATCTTGTTGCCGCTGTATTCGCAGGACTTGCTGCTGCAGGGATAGGCCTGTTACTTAGAACGCTTAGCCGTAAACGGCTGCCTAAATGGATTGTGCCCGTTTTTGGTGGTTTGGGTATGCTGGGTTATCAGGTCTCAACCGAATACAGCTGGTTTGAACACAAGCGCTCTCAACTTCCTGAAACTGCCATCCTCATTTCCAGCGATACGTCTAGCGCTGTGTGGCGTCCGTGGACCTTTGTGTTTCCGATGACGACTAAATTTAGCATCGTTGATAGCGACAATGTACGCGCTCGTCACATCGACGATGAGCTAATTGCTGAATTTATTCTCTACCAATTCGAACGCCGCCATACCGATATACTGACCACTCAGCCTTATGTCTTGAACTGCACACACCGCGAGATAGTTCCCCTGAATACAGAGACTGGCGATGCTGAATTAAGCGAACGCCGCACGCTACGGGAAACCGCGCCTTTGTTAACAACCGTTTGCCAACTTGCCGCCGATCAGCAGACGTGATGCTCCTCCTTCGCCTAGAATAGGGCCTTTATTTAAATGATCGTTCTTAAATAGTTGTTATTAGATAGTCGCTAGGCGAAGCTTTCAACGTGGGGAGACGACATGTTTCATGGCGGTCTGCTGGTCGCAGTATCATTGCTTTACATTGCGGTGCTGTTTGGAATTGCCTGGTTCGGTGATCGCCGTGCACGAACTCACGGCGCAAGCCGCCGACGGCCAATCATCTACAGTTTGGCATTGGCCATTTACTGCACCTCGTGGACGTTTTACGGCGCGGTGGGGCAAGCAGCCACGGCTGGCTGGTCATTCGCCAGTATCTTTGTCGGCCCGATATTAACGTTTCTGCTGTTTTGGCCTGTTCTGGCAAAAATGATTCGCGTTGCTAAACACCAAAACGTCACGTCAATCGCTGACTTTATTGCTTCCCGCTACGGCAAAACACAGTCTCTTGCGGCGTTTGCCAGTTTAGTCGCCCTCATTGGTACCCTGCCCTACATTGCCCTGCAGTTAAAAGCGGTGTCTACCACCTTTAGCGTTCTGACCGACGCAGCGGATATGACCCATACGCCGCTATTTGGCGACACAGCGTTTTATGTTGCTATTGTTATGGCAATCTTCGCTATCCTTTTCGGGACTCGCCACACGGACGCGACAGAGCACCACGAAGGCCTGATTCATGCGGTAGCATTTGAATCTCTGGTAAAGTTGCTGGCGTTTGTTGTCCTCGGCGCGTTTGTTACTTGGGGCATGTTTGATGGCCTAGGCGAACTAATGGGCCACGCCGAAAGCCAATTGGAGTTGCAGCGCCAGCTAGCCAATCAAGATTTTGGTCAAAGCTTCTGGGCGCAAACACTGCTCGCGATGCTCGCCATACTTTGCCTGCCTCGCCAGTTTCATGTGGCGGTGGTGGAAAATATCCATCCAGACGATGCAACGAAAGCACGCTGGCTATTTCCTCTTTACCTACTCGCAGTCGCCTTTTTTGTTGTGCCTTTGGCGGCAGCTGGTTTACTGCTATTTTCTGAAAGCGGGGTTGAGCCTGATACTTATGTACTTGCTCTTTCGATGGCGTCCGGCCAGCAGTGGCTGACCCTTCTCACCTTTATTGGCGGATTCTCTGCCGCGACAGGCATGGTTATTGTGGCGGCCGTGGCAGTATCCATCATGATTTCTAATGAAATTGTGATCCCAGCACTATTTAGATTGCGTTGGTTCGACACCAAAGCCCGCGACTATGGCCGCTTAGTACTCCGCGCGCGCCGCTTGACCATTGTTGCTGTCCTAGCCATGGCCTATGGGTTCTACCAGCTTATTGGCGAATTCACCTCGCTGGCTTCGATTGGCATGCTTTCCTTTGCCGCTGCCGCTCAATTTGCCCCAGCACTCATCGGCGGGCTGTACTGGAAACGCGGTAACCGTCTCGGCGTTATTGTTGGCATGAACGCAGGCTTTGCGATCTGGGCATACAGCCTGCTAATGCCCGCAATGATCAATGCCGGCGTGCTCCCTCAAGTCTGGCTAGCGGGCGGTCCTTTAGGGCTCAATTGGCTATCGCCCACAACCCTATTTGGCTTAAACCTCGGCGACCCATTTACCCACGGTGTCATGCTGTCGCTGGGTATCAACTTATTCTGCTACATCTTTGTTTCACAAGTGACTTCTCAGCGGGTTGTAGAGCGTATTCAGGCATCGCTTTTTGTCGATAGCGTTGAAACACGCCAAACCTCCGTAAACCGCCCTTGGACAGGCGCCACTACTGTTGGCGACCTTAAAGTACTTTGTGAGCGTTTTCTGGGGGCAGGCCAAGTAGATCGCGCGTTTGAGGATTACGCACGACGCGCGGGCAAACCCATGGAAGATAGTTCACGGGCGTCTATCGACGTCATCCAATTTACCGAACGCTTTCTTGCGTCAGTGTTAGGTGCATCGTCAGCACGAATAGTCGTTAACTCAGCACTTCAGGGGCGCGGCATTGGCATTTCAGATGTCATTTCAATCGTTGATGAAGCCTCTCAAGTCTTAGAGTTCAACCGCGCATTGCTCCAAGCCACCATTGAAAACATCAACCAGGGTATTAGCGTGGTTGACCAGAATTTACGCTTGGTGGTGTGGAACCAACGTTATTTAGAGCTGTTCCGCTTCCCTGATCACTTGATACGGGTCGGCGCCCCCATGGATCGCATTTTTCGCTACAACGCGCACAACGGCGAATATGGCCCAGGAGACCCAGAGGAGCACGTTCAACTGCTGCTAGACAACATTCGCGACGGCCAGCCCCATCGTTATGTGCGCTATCGCCAAGATGGCAGCGTATTGGAAGTCCAAGGCAACCCGATGCCTGGCGGTGGTTTTGTCTATACCTATCAAGATATTACTCAGCAGAAGCGCATCGAAGAGGCGCTGATCCGCTCTGAAAATAACATCCGTATCTACACCGATAATGTACCCGCGCTGATTGCCTACTTTGATAAAGAGTGCCGTTACTTATTTACCAACCGCGCTTACGAACAAGCTTTCGATATTGATCGTAATGCCGTGATTGGACGCCGATACGAAGACGTATTACCGGTTAAAAAAGCCGAAGAGCGTATGCCATGGGTTCAGCGAACGCTGGCAGGCGAGCGCGTCAGTTTTGAAGTCTCAATGCGCGTTAATGATGCCATGCGCTATATGCTGGTCACCTATACGCCCCACTTTGGCGATAGCCAATCGATTTTAGGTTTCTTCGCGCTTTATCAAGACATTACTGAGCGCCGCCAAGCTGAAATCGCTTTGAAAGAGACTAACGAAACTCTGGAAGAACGCGTTCGCGAGCGCACACAAGCACTTTCCGAGGCCAACGCGGCGCTGCGCCAAGAGAACCGTGTGCGCGCTGAAGCAGAGCAAGCGCTGCGCCAAGCGAAGCAATTAGCTGAAGATGCTAACGCTTCCAAAACGCGCTTTTTGGCTGCCGCCAGTCATGACTTGCTACAGCCGCTGAACGCAGCCCGGCTGTTTACCTCCGCATTAATGCAGAACGTCACCGCTAGCGACACCCAGCGTACCATCAGCCATATTGATAACTCACTTCAAGCCGCTGAAGAGCTGCTTGGCACTCTGCTAGATATTTCAAAGCTTGATGCGGGTGCCCTCACACCGCGACGCAGCCACTTTGCACTGGCGGATATTATTCGTCCACTGCGTGCCGAATTTGAAGTAATGGCCGATGACCGTGGACTGGATCTTGTCGTCGTACCGACGCAACAGTGGGTAGATTCCGATCCGCAGATGCTTCGCCGGATTGTACAAAACTTTCTTTCCAACGCGATCCGTTATACTCAAGAAGGTCGTGTACTACTAGGCTGCCGCCGCCAAGCCGGAAGGCTTTCCATAGAAGTATGGGATAGCGGGCCTGGTATTCCCGAATCGAAGCTAACGGAAATTTTTCAAGAGTTCCGTCGGTTGGATCAAGTTTCGCGCCATAAAGAAAGTGAGAAAGGGCTCGGCTTAGGCTTATCAATCGCCGATCGTATGAGCCGTGTACTTGACCACCCAATTAAGGTTCGATCCTGGGTAGGTGTGGGAACTGCATTTTGCGTCAGCGTACCCATTGTTGCCGCCCGTGAAGTAACCTTAGCGGACCAAGAACCCCAAAACCGCCGTAGCGGTAATAAGTTAGCGGGTACCCGCATAGTTTGTATCGATAACGAAACGCTCATTTTAGAAGGCATGACGGCCATGCTAAGCGGCTGGGGATGCGAGGTATTCACAGCGACCAGCATTGGCGGTGCAAAATCGATTCTGCGTAATATGGACGGCGACCCCGATGCTATTTTGGCAGACTATCACCTAGACAACGAAGTCACGGGCCTGATGGCACTCGAAGCCCTCAGTGAGCGCTTTGAGGGTGCCGTACCAGGCATTGTAATTACCGCCGACCGGACGGAAACGGTGGCCGAGGAAATCAAGCGCGCGGGTTATCAACTGCTGCTTAAGCCGGTCAAACCTGCCGCGCTGCGCGCGCTTTTAACTCGCACGCTTCAGGCCAGCCGGGCAGGAGGGAAAACGTAGTGATACGGCGGATTGCCCGACAAAAACGCCTGCTTCAAAATGGATTCCCGCTAAAAGCACGCGGGAATGACAGAGCCGCGAGACGAAGGCATCACACCGTCATTCCCGAAGGGGGTTATCGGGAATGATAGAGCGGCGAGACAAGCAGCAACTTAAGAAACTTTTATATCAACCACTTACTCTTCAAGAAGAAACTTTCGGCGGTTCCACTTCAAGTTTCTGAGCAGCAATAACTGCCTGAGTGCGTGAGTGCACTCCCAGCTTGCGCAGAATAGCCGTCACGTGGGCCTTAATAGTGGCTTCTGAGACGCTAAGCTCATAGGCGATTTGTTTATTCAACAAACCTTCCGTCAGCATATTGAGCACACGAAACTGCTGCGGTGTCAGTGAGGCAATTGCCTCCGCAAAACGCGACTCTTCTTCGCTGGTTTCATCTAATACATTCGCCAGCGCTTCTGGCAGCCAAACTTCCCCTTGTAAAATTTCCCCCACAGCTTCAGCAATTAGCTGTAGTGAGGAAGATTTAGGAATAAAGCCTGACGCGCCGTAGTCAATTGCACGACGCACTACATAGGGCTCGTCACTGCCTGAAACAACCGCCACCGGAATATCGGGCATCTGGCCACGCAATTGAATCAAACCTGAAAAGCCATGCGCTCCAGGCATATGGAGGTCTAGCAAAATCAAATCAGCATCAGGATGTCGATTAACGACCTCAGTGGTGGCTTCCATGGTGTCGGCTTCGACAATCTCAGCCTGGGGGGCTAACTGGCGCAACGCCTGGGTGAGCGCTGCACGAAACAGCGGATGGTCGTCTGCGACGATAAACTTATGGGCTACTGCCATGGATATTCCTCCGGTTCCTCGAGCAGCGGGGTTGGCTGCCGCCGCGACGCTAGGCTCATACGGTTGAAGCATGGTACCCCATGGGCTTCGTCATTCCCAAGCATCACATGCACTATTTGTCATCAATACGTCATCCAAACAGAAATAACAGTGCCGGCTCCATGGCCGGCACTGCAACGGATCCGTCCAGTTTGCCTTATTTAACATAGCAAATGAATGACATCCGTCATTTAAAATTGCCCCCAACAACAGGATAACTGGGGGCAGAAAGCATTACTGGTTTGCACGATGCTCAATGAGTTCATCCACCACCGACGGATCAGCCAGCGTGCTGGTATCTCCTAGGCCGTCACATTCATTGGCAGCAATTTTACGTAAAATGCGGCGCATAATTTTACCAGAACGTGTTTTTGGCAGCCCAGGAGCCCACTGAATTACATCTGGCGATGCAATCGGACCAATATCTTTACGCACCCATTGGGTTAGCTCTTTTTTGAGTTCATCCGTGGGATCAATACCATCATTTAGTGTTACATAGATATAGATGCCCTGGCCTTTAATATCGTGCGGGAAACCGACGACGGCGGCTTCTGCCACTGCCGAGTGAGCAACGAGAGACGACTCTATTTCAGCAGTACCCATACGGTGGCCTGAGACGTTAAGTACGTCGTCAACCCGGCCTGTAATCCAGTAATAGCCATCCTCATCCCGGCGGCAGCCATCCCCAGTGAAATACATGCCGTCGTAAGTAGAGAAGTATGTCTGTACAAAGCGTTCGTGGTCGCCCCAAATGGAGCGCGCTTGGCCCGGCCAGGAGTCGAGAATGACTAGGTTGCCTTCTGTCTCACCTTCCAATTTATGGCCTTCATTATCCACCAGCGCAGGGTTCACACCAAAGAAGGGCGTTGTAGCAGAGCCAGGCTTTAGATCAGTAGCGCCGGGAAGTGGCGCGATCATAATGCCGCCCGTTTCGGTTTGCCACCAGGTGTCTACAATAGGGCACTTCTCATTGCCAATGACGCGATAGAACCACTCCCAAGCTTCGGGGTTGATAGGTTCGCCCACAGAACCCAGCAAGCGAAGTGAGTCACGCTTGCTGGAGTCCATCACGTTATCACCATGCGCCATTAATGCACGGACAGCAGTAGGCGCGGTATAGAGGATATTGACCTGATGCTTATCAACAATTTCCCCCATGCGGCCATGGCTTGGATAGCTCGGCACACCTTCAAACATTAGTGTGGTTGCACCATTGGCAAGCGGTCCGTACACGATATAGCTATGGCCGGTCACCCAGCCTACGTCCGCTGTACACCAGTAAACTTCGCCTTCTTGATAGTCGAAAACGTACTGATGAGTCATCGCTGCATAGGTCAGGTAGCCGCCAGTGGTATGCTTTAAGCCCTTAGGCGCACCGGTTGATCCAGAGGTATAGAGAATAAACAGCGGATCTTCGGCATTCATGGTTTCAGCCTGGCATTCGGTAGATTGCTTATCCACCAGCTCGTCAAACCAAATGTCACGACCTTCCTTCCAGTCAATATCACCGCCTGTACGCTTCACCACCAATACGTTTTTGCACACATCAGTGCCATCGCGCGTCAGAGCCGAATCGACATTCTCTTTAAGGGGTACGTGTTTACCACCACGCACTGACTCATCAGCAGTGATCACCAGTTTAGAATCAGCACCAATTACCCGCTGAGCGACTGCGTCCGGAGAAAAGCCGCCAAACACAACAGAGTGCACTGCACCAATACGGGCACATGCCAACATAGCCATGGCCGCCTCGGGAATCATTGGCATATACAGCGTCACTGTATCGCCTTTCTTTACTCCCAGCGACTTCAGGCCGTTGGCCAGCTGGTTAGTGCGCTCATAAAGCTCACGGTAAGTAATATGTTTTGAATCGTTAGGATTATCTCCCTCCCAGATAATCGCTGTTTGGTCGCCACGCTTCTCCAAATGGCGATCTAGACAGTTGGCGCTAACGTTTAGCTCACCATCTTCAAACCAGCGGATATCAACATTATCTCGTGCGAAGGAGGTGTTTTTAATCTTCGTTGGCGTTTTGATCCAGTCAAGACGCTTTGCTTGCTCGGCCCAGAAACTCTCCGGGTCATCCATGGACTGCTGATACATTGCCGCATATTTATCTTTATCAGCCCATGCACTGGCAGCGATACTATCGCGCACTGGATAGACGTTTTTATGCTCGCTCATGAAGTTGCCTCTGTCCGTGAAATTGCACTCTCTGGAAAATGGTGTCGGTATTATTATTAGTCGCACCGACGCGCTTAATATTTACCTAGCATAAACCTCCCAACGCCGGCTTCCCTTTAGACATTGGTATTAACATTTTTAACATTCAAAACAATAAGTTAAAACACTTTCAAAGTTTTTCAAAAGCGCTGTAGACCAAGGTCTGATCACAATGACGGCAGCAATAGCGACGTCCCTTTACCACTAAAGAATGACGCCTGGCAGTGAAACGATGTGTTTGACAGCCACATTGATAATAATATGGCCGAGATTGGGCATCCTGAACATCAAAGCGATGAGTCACCTTAGGCTCCAGGCCAAACAGGTCTCGCATGACGGCTTGCCATTCTCGACCATGCGGTTTAAAGCGCGTGCCATTCGCTAAATGAAAGACTAACCAATGCGCCATTTCATGGGGAATCACCTCGTCAAAAAACGCCTGCCGATTATTGCTCAGTAAAACAGGATTAAAACGCAGCCCGCCACGCCCTAGATGCGCCTGCCCTGCTGAGGCACCTTTTAAGTCGAACCACACCTTTGGCGCTGGCAGCGCAGGATAGACTTCTTGGCAGCGTTTTAACGCTTCATCAGCTCTGTCTCGCACGGCATGCATGAGCGCCTCTGAAGATAGTGTCGCAAGTTTTTCAGCAGGCCATGGGGGCAATGGTAAAGTCTTCATTAGTGATAAACTAACCAGTAACGATGTTGCCAACGTGTGTTGCCGATCAACATCTTTTTCTCAAAGACGATTTTTATGATGAGGCCCCTTATGGCAGAGCGCAATAACGTTCACGCAGCAACGTCGCCCAATAACACCCCACCTCAGCCGCTACTTGATGACGAGCAACTTGATCGATTGGATGACTTTCTCGACTCAGAGCAGGTCGGCGAAGATGCGTTGGATCTTATCTCTGCCCATGGCTTTTTAGTGGCGCTGGCGGTTGCCCCCAGTGAATTACCCACCAGTCAATGGCTAACTGAGCTGTTT is part of the Halomonas sp. GT genome and harbors:
- the acs gene encoding acetate--CoA ligase, whose product is MSEHKNVYPVRDSIAASAWADKDKYAAMYQQSMDDPESFWAEQAKRLDWIKTPTKIKNTSFARDNVDIRWFEDGELNVSANCLDRHLEKRGDQTAIIWEGDNPNDSKHITYRELYERTNQLANGLKSLGVKKGDTVTLYMPMIPEAAMAMLACARIGAVHSVVFGGFSPDAVAQRVIGADSKLVITADESVRGGKHVPLKENVDSALTRDGTDVCKNVLVVKRTGGDIDWKEGRDIWFDELVDKQSTECQAETMNAEDPLFILYTSGSTGAPKGLKHTTGGYLTYAAMTHQYVFDYQEGEVYWCTADVGWVTGHSYIVYGPLANGATTLMFEGVPSYPSHGRMGEIVDKHQVNILYTAPTAVRALMAHGDNVMDSSKRDSLRLLGSVGEPINPEAWEWFYRVIGNEKCPIVDTWWQTETGGIMIAPLPGATDLKPGSATTPFFGVNPALVDNEGHKLEGETEGNLVILDSWPGQARSIWGDHERFVQTYFSTYDGMYFTGDGCRRDEDGYYWITGRVDDVLNVSGHRMGTAEIESSLVAHSAVAEAAVVGFPHDIKGQGIYIYVTLNDGIDPTDELKKELTQWVRKDIGPIASPDVIQWAPGLPKTRSGKIMRRILRKIAANECDGLGDTSTLADPSVVDELIEHRANQ
- a CDS encoding SprT-like domain-containing protein yields the protein MKTLPLPPWPAEKLATLSSEALMHAVRDRADEALKRCQEVYPALPAPKVWFDLKGASAGQAHLGRGGLRFNPVLLSNNRQAFFDEVIPHEMAHWLVFHLANGTRFKPHGREWQAVMRDLFGLEPKVTHRFDVQDAQSRPYYYQCGCQTHRFTARRHSLVVKGRRYCCRHCDQTLVYSAFEKL
- a CDS encoding hybrid sensor histidine kinase/response regulator; the protein is MFHGGLLVAVSLLYIAVLFGIAWFGDRRARTHGASRRRPIIYSLALAIYCTSWTFYGAVGQAATAGWSFASIFVGPILTFLLFWPVLAKMIRVAKHQNVTSIADFIASRYGKTQSLAAFASLVALIGTLPYIALQLKAVSTTFSVLTDAADMTHTPLFGDTAFYVAIVMAIFAILFGTRHTDATEHHEGLIHAVAFESLVKLLAFVVLGAFVTWGMFDGLGELMGHAESQLELQRQLANQDFGQSFWAQTLLAMLAILCLPRQFHVAVVENIHPDDATKARWLFPLYLLAVAFFVVPLAAAGLLLFSESGVEPDTYVLALSMASGQQWLTLLTFIGGFSAATGMVIVAAVAVSIMISNEIVIPALFRLRWFDTKARDYGRLVLRARRLTIVAVLAMAYGFYQLIGEFTSLASIGMLSFAAAAQFAPALIGGLYWKRGNRLGVIVGMNAGFAIWAYSLLMPAMINAGVLPQVWLAGGPLGLNWLSPTTLFGLNLGDPFTHGVMLSLGINLFCYIFVSQVTSQRVVERIQASLFVDSVETRQTSVNRPWTGATTVGDLKVLCERFLGAGQVDRAFEDYARRAGKPMEDSSRASIDVIQFTERFLASVLGASSARIVVNSALQGRGIGISDVISIVDEASQVLEFNRALLQATIENINQGISVVDQNLRLVVWNQRYLELFRFPDHLIRVGAPMDRIFRYNAHNGEYGPGDPEEHVQLLLDNIRDGQPHRYVRYRQDGSVLEVQGNPMPGGGFVYTYQDITQQKRIEEALIRSENNIRIYTDNVPALIAYFDKECRYLFTNRAYEQAFDIDRNAVIGRRYEDVLPVKKAEERMPWVQRTLAGERVSFEVSMRVNDAMRYMLVTYTPHFGDSQSILGFFALYQDITERRQAEIALKETNETLEERVRERTQALSEANAALRQENRVRAEAEQALRQAKQLAEDANASKTRFLAAASHDLLQPLNAARLFTSALMQNVTASDTQRTISHIDNSLQAAEELLGTLLDISKLDAGALTPRRSHFALADIIRPLRAEFEVMADDRGLDLVVVPTQQWVDSDPQMLRRIVQNFLSNAIRYTQEGRVLLGCRRQAGRLSIEVWDSGPGIPESKLTEIFQEFRRLDQVSRHKESEKGLGLGLSIADRMSRVLDHPIKVRSWVGVGTAFCVSVPIVAAREVTLADQEPQNRRSGNKLAGTRIVCIDNETLILEGMTAMLSGWGCEVFTATSIGGAKSILRNMDGDPDAILADYHLDNEVTGLMALEALSERFEGAVPGIVITADRTETVAEEIKRAGYQLLLKPVKPAALRALLTRTLQASRAGGKT
- a CDS encoding response regulator: MAVAHKFIVADDHPLFRAALTQALRQLAPQAEIVEADTMEATTEVVNRHPDADLILLDLHMPGAHGFSGLIQLRGQMPDIPVAVVSGSDEPYVVRRAIDYGASGFIPKSSSLQLIAEAVGEILQGEVWLPEALANVLDETSEEESRFAEAIASLTPQQFRVLNMLTEGLLNKQIAYELSVSEATIKAHVTAILRKLGVHSRTQAVIAAQKLEVEPPKVSS